CGCACGCCTCACCGACGAGCTGCTGCAGATCGCCACCAACAGCCGTGGCGACAGCCTCACCGTCAACGCGCCGCGCACCCGGCACCGCGGCCTCGAGCTGGGCCTGGCCGGCCGTGCCTTGCGCGGCCCGGCCGGGCAGCTGGAATGGCAGCTGAACGCGCTGTGGAACGACTTCCGCTTCCGCCACGACGCCAGCCACGGCAGCCGTCAGCTGCCCGGTGTGCCGCGCCACACCGCACGCGCCGAAGTGGCGTGGCGCCTGGCCGGCGGCAGTCGCCTGGCACTGCAGGCGCAGGAGGCAGGCGGCTACCCGATCGACTTCGCAGGCAGCTTCGCGGCGAAGTCCTATGTTGTCTGGGGGCTGAAAGCCAGCGGCGAGGTGCGCCCCGGCCTCGCCTGGTTCGCCGAAGGCCGCAATCTGTCCGACCGCAAGTACGCGGCGACCACCGGGGTGGTGCGCGACGCACGTGGCCAGGACACGGCCCAGTTCCTGCCCGGTGATGGCCGCTCGGTCTATGCCGGCCTCGACTGGAGATTCCAATGATGCGCCCCGCCCGACGCCTTGCACTGGCCCGGCTGAGCCAGCTCGGTGGAGCCGGCCTGGCCGCCGCGGTGGGCTCCCGCCCGGCGCTGGCCAGCCCGCCGGCGGCCGCGCTTGCCACGCCGGCTTCGGCGCCGGCCAGCGACACACCCCGCCGCAAACGCCAGGTGCTCATGCTGGCCCACCCCGACATGACGGCCCTGGACCTGGTGGGCCCACAGCTCATCTTCGCATCCATGCCCGACACCGAGGTGCGGCTGGTGTGGAAGCAGCGCACGCCCATCGTCGCCGACAGCGGCCTGCAGCTGCTGCCCGACCTCGTGCTGGCCGAGGCGCCGCCCGCGCCCGACATCCTGTTTGTGCCGGGCGGGCTGAAAGGCAGCACCGCCCTGATGGGCGACGAAGAAGTGCTGGACTTCCTGCGCCAGCGCGGCGAACGAGCCGGCTGGGTCAGCAGCGTGTGCACCGGTGCGCTGGTCCTCGGGGCGGCCGGGCTGCTGCAGGGCCACCGGGCCACCACGCACTGGTATGTGCATGACCTGCTGCCGCTGTTCGGCGCCCGGCCGGTGAAGGAACGGGTCGTGATGGACCGCAACCGCCTCACCGGCGGTGGCGTGACCGCCGGCATCGACCTGGCCCTCACGCTGTCGGCCGCGCTGTGTGGCGCCGGCCATGCGCGGCTGCAGGAGCTGGTGTTCGAATACGCGCCGCAGCCGCCGATGGGGACCGGCACGCCCGAGCGGGCCGGCACCGAGCTGACGCAGGCGGTGCTGGCACGCCGTCGGCCGGCCATCGAGGCGGCCCGCCAAGCGGCGCGGCAGGCCGGCGCGCGGCTCAAGCCACCGGCCTGAAGCGCGGCCCGGGCTCACCGCGGTGGCAAGGCGCCCTGTGCCTGCTGCCAGCGCTCGACCAGCGTGCGCACCGGCCCCGGCTGCACGGCAAAGACGTCGAACAGGCCCAGGGCCTGCAGGCCGGGCAGCAACGCCAGCAGGTCGGCCTCGGCGGCGGCGCGCTCGGCCGGCGTGCTGGACGCATCGGCGATCCGCCGGGCGTTGGCGATGAAGGCGCCGACCGAGCCCTTGCGCACATGGTGGCCGCCAGCCTGCACATGGCTGGCGGTGTCGGGGAGGATGTCTTCAGGTTTCATGGAAGCGACTCTGCGGTGGTGAAGGCCTCATCCTAGGCAGCGGCCCCGCCGCAGGGTGCGGAGATAATGCCGACCGATTCATCGATCAGGCCAACAGCGCGGCCCCGACAGCACCCGCCCACGCTCTGCCTTCTCGTCATGCCCTATTCCAAGACCGCGGCCAGCGGCCTGCGCGTCGAGTTGCTGCACCGTGACGCGGCGGCCGGCCTGCACACCGGCGCCCATGCCCATGCCGAAGGCCAGCTCTTCGCGGTGCGCCGCGGCCTGCTGGTGCTGCACACCGAATCGGCCCGCTGGGCGCTGCCACGCGGCTGCCTCGGCTGGATTCCACCGCAGCGGCCGCATGCCGCCTTTGGCTGGCAGGCCACCGCCGGCTGGAGCCTGT
This genomic stretch from Eleftheria terrae harbors:
- a CDS encoding DJ-1/PfpI family protein, yielding MLAHPDMTALDLVGPQLIFASMPDTEVRLVWKQRTPIVADSGLQLLPDLVLAEAPPAPDILFVPGGLKGSTALMGDEEVLDFLRQRGERAGWVSSVCTGALVLGAAGLLQGHRATTHWYVHDLLPLFGARPVKERVVMDRNRLTGGGVTAGIDLALTLSAALCGAGHARLQELVFEYAPQPPMGTGTPERAGTELTQAVLARRRPAIEAARQAARQAGARLKPPA